From one Amycolatopsis sp. FDAARGOS 1241 genomic stretch:
- a CDS encoding MaoC/PaaZ C-terminal domain-containing protein, with amino-acid sequence MAARGLTWSQLYVGQEFESATRSVTEGDVVTFAGTTGDYSEVHVSRAYAEKTEFGERIAHGLLGLSMAHGLMLGGGLLFGTAIAFLGISEWSFKAPIRFGDTIHVRFVVDELRRRTKRPDQGVVTFAVELVNQHGQVVQSGRKAILLHAEPDNAPQPAEHDAAVPAR; translated from the coding sequence GTGGCAGCACGTGGTCTCACCTGGAGCCAGCTCTACGTCGGCCAGGAGTTCGAATCGGCGACCCGGTCCGTCACCGAGGGCGATGTCGTCACCTTCGCCGGCACAACCGGCGACTACTCCGAAGTCCACGTCAGCCGGGCGTACGCCGAGAAGACCGAGTTCGGCGAACGGATCGCGCACGGTTTGCTGGGCCTGTCGATGGCACATGGGCTGATGCTGGGCGGTGGGCTGTTGTTCGGGACCGCGATCGCGTTCCTGGGGATCTCGGAGTGGTCGTTCAAGGCCCCGATCCGGTTCGGCGACACCATCCACGTCCGGTTCGTGGTGGACGAGCTGCGCCGCCGGACCAAGCGCCCTGACCAGGGTGTGGTCACCTTCGCGGTGGAGCTCGTCAACCAGCACGGTCAGGTCGTCCAAAGTGGCCGCAAGGCGATCTTGCTGCACGCCGAACCGGATAACGCGCCGCAACCGGCGGAGCACGACGCCGCGGTACCCGCGCGATGA
- a CDS encoding DUF6262 family protein, whose translation MRKPLVKQALREARKSHEPVTVSSIATVAGVSTDFIYRHDELRPQVEALRRARASSGAPALVNDPDIAAADSTLVRRLSQQLADARRRHREEVAELHRALETRKVRWFCSRRRVADGSRSEAPHTRQSD comes from the coding sequence GTGCGCAAGCCGCTCGTGAAACAGGCGCTCCGAGAGGCCCGCAAATCCCACGAGCCAGTGACCGTGTCCAGCATCGCCACAGTGGCGGGCGTGTCCACCGACTTCATCTACCGCCACGACGAGCTACGACCCCAGGTCGAGGCGTTGCGACGAGCTCGCGCATCCTCCGGGGCGCCGGCACTCGTCAACGACCCGGACATCGCCGCAGCCGACAGCACGCTGGTTCGCAGACTCAGCCAGCAACTCGCCGACGCTCGCCGCCGGCATCGGGAGGAGGTCGCCGAACTCCACCGAGCGCTGGAGACGCGCAAGGTGAGATGGTTCTGCTCCCGGCGACGGGTGGCCGATGGCTCACGATCTGAGGCGCCGCACACCCGTCAGAGCGACTGA
- the ilvD gene encoding dihydroxy-acid dehydratase, with product MATLRSRTTTHGRNAAGARSLWRATGMTDSDFGKPIVAIANSYTQFVPGHVHLKDLGEIVAEAVKEAGGIAREFHTIAVDDGIAMGHSGMLYSLPSREIIADSVEYMVNAHQADALVCISNCDKITPGMLNAAMRLNIPTVFVSGGPMEAGKAVVVGGVAQAPTDLITAIAASASNAVDDAALTTVEQAACPTCGSCSGMFTANSMNCLTEALGLSLPGNGSTLATHRARRTLFEEAGRTVMALARRWYDEDDASALPRSIATREAFENAMALDMAMGGSTNTVLHILAAAQEGEVDFTISDIDAIGRRVPCLSKVAPNSDYHMEDVHRAGGIPAILGELWRAGLLRENVHAVHAASLSDWLSTWDVRSESPSDAAFELYHAAPGGVRTTQAFSTDNHWSSLDTDATGGCIRDLEHAYTADGGLAVLRGNLAENGAIIKTAGVPEGILRFEGPALVVESQEEAVSAILTKRIQPGDVLVVRYEGPAGGPGMQEMLHPTAFLKGTGLGTQCALVTDGRFSGASSGISVGHIAPEAAAGGTIALVENGDRIIIDVHNRVLDLDVPSEVLAERRAKMENSERPWTPKERERAVSNALRAYAAMASSADTGAVQRVPGR from the coding sequence ATGGCGACTCTTCGTTCCCGGACCACCACCCACGGCCGCAACGCGGCGGGCGCGCGCTCGCTCTGGCGCGCGACCGGGATGACCGACAGCGACTTCGGCAAGCCGATCGTCGCGATCGCCAACTCCTACACCCAGTTCGTGCCCGGCCACGTGCACCTCAAGGACCTCGGCGAGATCGTCGCCGAGGCCGTGAAGGAAGCCGGCGGCATCGCGCGCGAGTTCCACACGATCGCCGTCGACGACGGCATCGCGATGGGGCACTCGGGCATGCTCTACTCGCTGCCCTCGCGCGAGATCATCGCGGACTCCGTGGAGTACATGGTCAACGCGCACCAGGCCGACGCCCTCGTCTGCATCTCCAACTGCGACAAGATCACGCCGGGCATGCTCAACGCCGCCATGCGCCTGAACATCCCCACCGTGTTCGTCTCCGGCGGGCCGATGGAAGCCGGCAAGGCCGTGGTCGTCGGCGGCGTCGCCCAGGCGCCCACCGACCTGATCACCGCGATCGCCGCCTCGGCGTCGAATGCGGTCGACGACGCCGCCCTCACCACCGTCGAGCAGGCCGCGTGCCCCACGTGTGGTTCGTGCTCCGGCATGTTCACCGCGAACTCCATGAACTGCCTCACCGAAGCCCTCGGGTTGTCCTTGCCCGGCAACGGCTCCACCTTGGCGACCCACCGTGCTCGCCGAACGCTTTTCGAGGAGGCCGGCCGCACCGTCATGGCGCTCGCCCGACGGTGGTACGACGAGGACGACGCCTCCGCGCTGCCCCGCTCGATCGCCACCCGCGAGGCGTTCGAGAACGCGATGGCGCTGGACATGGCCATGGGCGGCTCGACCAACACCGTGCTGCACATCCTCGCCGCCGCCCAGGAAGGCGAGGTCGACTTCACCATCAGCGACATCGACGCCATCGGCCGCCGCGTGCCCTGCCTGTCGAAGGTGGCGCCGAACTCCGACTACCACATGGAAGACGTCCACCGCGCCGGCGGCATCCCCGCCATCCTCGGCGAACTCTGGCGCGCCGGCCTGCTCCGCGAGAACGTGCACGCGGTCCACGCCGCGTCTCTGTCAGACTGGCTGTCCACTTGGGACGTTCGGTCCGAATCGCCGTCCGACGCGGCGTTCGAGCTCTACCACGCCGCGCCCGGCGGCGTCCGCACCACCCAAGCGTTCTCCACGGACAACCACTGGTCCTCACTCGACACCGACGCCACCGGAGGCTGCATCCGCGACCTCGAACACGCGTACACCGCGGACGGAGGCCTCGCGGTCTTGCGCGGAAACCTCGCCGAGAACGGCGCCATCATCAAAACCGCCGGGGTTCCCGAAGGCATCCTCCGCTTCGAAGGCCCCGCGCTGGTCGTCGAAAGCCAGGAAGAAGCCGTGTCCGCGATCCTCACCAAGCGGATCCAGCCGGGAGACGTCCTCGTCGTCCGCTACGAAGGCCCCGCCGGCGGCCCCGGCATGCAGGAGATGCTCCACCCCACAGCGTTCCTCAAGGGCACCGGCCTCGGCACTCAGTGCGCCCTCGTCACCGACGGCCGCTTCTCCGGCGCCTCCAGCGGCATCTCCGTCGGCCACATCGCCCCCGAAGCCGCCGCGGGCGGCACCATCGCCCTCGTCGAAAACGGCGACCGGATCATCATTGACGTCCACAACCGCGTCCTCGATCTCGACGTCCCTTCCGAAGTCCTCGCCGAACGCAGGGCCAAAATGGAGAACTCCGAACGCCCGTGGACCCCGAAGGAACGCGAGCGCGCGGTGTCGAACGCGCTGCGTGCGTATGCCGCCATGGCGTCCTCTGCTGACACTGGCGCGGTCCAGCGCGTTCCCGGAAGGTGA
- a CDS encoding glycosyl hydrolase: MTNPLSRRRMIQLSGSAALAGGLIAGGAGTAAADPAAPAVPASDLPVGPTQSSRWAGGASAITSSSFATPPRQFRPAVRWWWAAPLSVEETVREVTAIHAAGFGEVEIAFSADSWANADQRTNLRAALDAGAKLGMKISMTMGAAWPVQTPNTGSGSGFSQQEMQYGRADVPGGHTFSGALPKPIDDLAGTRPSSVVAATAARAVKRGPAAELLPVAEQPRWGTPIRVPAESTVLDAASLVDLTARVADGKLTWQAPPGDWIVFAFWQRDASKVVTSAFDKNAAAKAAEYLDANQIGPDNVAALRKAGADLFEDSLELNANSLFWAPSFPHEFKARRGYEMTKFLPVMFQHGMSLYWVPTTPPRPDFELSDGTGDKIRNDYYTLLTDLYIDDHLAPFQAWAAKYGLQYKAQAAYGQDLEPIRSFRALARLGGRVEGESYNSGDRFPTNIDNYGWRYALDWQRTIVGGAHQGGATRISTELGAQPQNSGQTNLGDYKAMIDKEWAAGITQPFLHGYQYMSPGAPWPGKYRFGDTSHDSFNDVNKPQWPVFEQATAYWARGTQVLETGAPRTDVAILRKGFLTTAARTATDDGTQPAQLFETRRLERRGFSIQYLDPEGLAEDGTVGDRVLFPEGPQYRCLVIDERALSVAAVTALTRAAAAGVTIVFVGELPGRDTTYASGNAGDQEVKRLVDRLVRDKHVRRCATQGDVSDALDAAGVTPRVAWTDAEVLTQLRETKDALHLFLYNPGNSAVTFAPAFEGPGAVSELDLWTGAIRPISVYESTRNRTNVPITLGPQETRVLALDRKAKHPVHVVGAGVDSGRLETSADGTIRWYSTENCAQQLKLSNGRTVQVTAQVPGHVANPGPYSWSLSVEAYTPSGHKTISIPTLSGTLPLWDWRDRPEIAGESGIGTYTGKLTIPGEWLGQGRGVQLDLGTVEGTAEVSVNGRAVGTQITSDVRWDLSSFLHAGDNELKVVVRTTIRNAVTNYNKSSTRTSSYGLRGPVRVEPFAVTTVYHP, from the coding sequence ATGACAAATCCCCTGTCCCGCCGGAGAATGATCCAGCTGTCGGGCTCGGCCGCGCTGGCCGGCGGCCTGATCGCCGGTGGCGCCGGAACAGCGGCCGCCGACCCGGCCGCCCCGGCGGTCCCAGCCTCGGACCTCCCGGTAGGGCCGACGCAGAGTTCGCGCTGGGCGGGCGGGGCCTCGGCCATCACGTCGAGTTCGTTCGCGACACCGCCGCGGCAGTTCCGGCCGGCGGTGCGGTGGTGGTGGGCCGCGCCGCTCAGCGTCGAGGAGACCGTCCGCGAGGTCACCGCGATCCACGCTGCGGGCTTCGGCGAGGTGGAGATCGCCTTCTCCGCGGACTCCTGGGCGAACGCCGACCAGCGGACCAACCTGCGTGCGGCGCTCGACGCAGGCGCGAAGCTGGGCATGAAGATCAGCATGACGATGGGCGCGGCGTGGCCGGTGCAGACCCCCAACACGGGCAGCGGCAGCGGCTTCTCGCAGCAGGAAATGCAGTACGGCCGCGCGGATGTCCCGGGTGGACACACGTTTTCGGGCGCCCTGCCCAAGCCGATTGACGATTTGGCCGGAACCCGGCCCAGCTCTGTCGTGGCGGCGACCGCGGCGCGGGCGGTCAAGCGCGGCCCGGCCGCGGAGTTGCTGCCGGTGGCCGAACAACCCCGATGGGGCACCCCGATCCGCGTGCCCGCCGAGTCGACCGTGCTCGACGCCGCGTCGCTGGTCGACCTCACGGCGCGGGTCGCCGACGGGAAGCTCACGTGGCAGGCGCCGCCCGGCGACTGGATCGTGTTTGCGTTCTGGCAGCGTGACGCCTCGAAGGTGGTGACGAGCGCGTTCGACAAGAACGCGGCCGCGAAAGCGGCGGAGTACCTCGACGCCAACCAGATCGGGCCGGACAACGTCGCGGCGCTCAGGAAAGCGGGTGCCGACCTGTTCGAGGATTCCCTGGAGCTCAACGCCAACTCGTTGTTCTGGGCGCCTTCGTTCCCCCACGAGTTCAAGGCCCGCCGCGGGTACGAGATGACCAAGTTCCTGCCGGTGATGTTCCAGCACGGCATGAGCCTGTACTGGGTGCCCACGACCCCGCCGCGGCCCGACTTCGAGCTGTCCGACGGCACCGGCGACAAGATCCGCAACGACTACTACACGCTGCTGACCGACCTCTACATCGACGACCACCTGGCTCCCTTCCAGGCGTGGGCCGCGAAGTACGGCCTGCAGTACAAAGCCCAGGCCGCCTACGGGCAGGACCTCGAACCGATCCGGAGCTTCCGCGCGCTGGCTCGGCTGGGCGGCCGGGTCGAAGGTGAGTCGTACAACTCCGGCGACCGCTTCCCGACCAACATCGACAACTACGGCTGGCGGTACGCTCTCGACTGGCAGCGCACGATCGTCGGCGGCGCCCACCAGGGCGGCGCGACCCGGATCTCGACCGAGCTGGGCGCGCAGCCGCAGAACTCCGGCCAGACGAACCTCGGCGACTACAAGGCGATGATCGACAAGGAGTGGGCCGCGGGCATCACGCAGCCGTTCCTGCACGGCTACCAGTACATGTCCCCCGGCGCGCCCTGGCCCGGCAAGTACCGCTTCGGCGACACGTCCCACGACAGCTTCAACGACGTGAACAAACCGCAGTGGCCGGTGTTCGAGCAGGCCACCGCGTACTGGGCGCGCGGCACACAGGTCCTGGAGACCGGTGCGCCGCGCACCGACGTCGCCATCCTGCGCAAGGGTTTCCTCACGACGGCCGCCCGTACCGCCACCGACGACGGGACGCAACCCGCCCAGCTGTTCGAGACGCGGCGCCTGGAGCGGCGCGGCTTCTCGATCCAGTACCTCGACCCGGAGGGACTCGCCGAGGACGGCACCGTCGGCGACCGCGTCCTCTTCCCCGAAGGACCGCAGTACCGCTGCCTCGTGATCGACGAGCGCGCACTGTCGGTGGCGGCCGTGACGGCGCTGACCCGCGCCGCGGCGGCGGGCGTGACGATCGTGTTCGTCGGCGAACTGCCCGGCCGCGACACGACGTACGCCTCCGGCAACGCCGGCGACCAGGAGGTCAAGCGGCTGGTCGACCGGCTCGTGCGTGACAAGCACGTCCGCCGGTGCGCAACGCAGGGCGACGTCTCTGACGCGCTCGACGCCGCCGGCGTCACGCCCCGGGTCGCGTGGACAGACGCCGAGGTGCTCACCCAGCTGCGCGAGACGAAAGACGCGCTGCACCTGTTCCTGTACAACCCCGGCAACAGCGCCGTCACCTTCGCCCCCGCTTTTGAGGGCCCGGGCGCGGTGTCCGAACTGGACCTATGGACCGGCGCGATCAGGCCGATCTCCGTCTACGAGAGCACCCGCAACCGGACGAACGTGCCGATCACTCTCGGGCCCCAGGAGACCCGGGTGCTCGCGCTCGACCGCAAGGCGAAGCACCCCGTGCACGTGGTCGGCGCCGGGGTCGATTCAGGCCGCCTCGAGACCTCGGCGGACGGCACCATCCGTTGGTACTCCACGGAAAACTGCGCTCAGCAGCTCAAGCTGAGCAACGGCCGGACGGTGCAGGTGACGGCCCAGGTGCCCGGCCACGTGGCGAATCCCGGTCCCTACAGCTGGAGCCTGTCGGTGGAGGCTTACACCCCGAGCGGGCACAAGACCATCTCCATCCCGACGCTGTCGGGCACCCTCCCGCTGTGGGACTGGCGGGACCGCCCGGAGATCGCGGGTGAGTCCGGCATCGGTACCTACACCGGAAAACTGACGATCCCGGGCGAGTGGCTGGGCCAGGGCCGCGGGGTGCAGCTCGACCTCGGCACGGTCGAGGGCACGGCCGAGGTCTCCGTCAACGGCCGGGCGGTGGGCACCCAGATCACGTCGGACGTGCGGTGGGACCTGAGCTCGTTCCTGCACGCCGGGGACAACGAGCTGAAGGTCGTCGTGCGCACGACCATCCGCAACGCGGTGACGAACTACAACAAATCCAGCACGCGGACCTCGTCCTACGGTCTGCGCGGCCCCGTCCGGGTCGAGCCGTTCGCGGTGACGACGGTCTACCACCCCTGA
- a CDS encoding DUF5984 family protein, producing MRFRFELVPVDEVGPWGSGRSPRLHWFALTQGWFCLDVGGIELLRYAERTVALFPVEGSRAAPPWVDYYVVRLWEDVLQALPYILEPVPDDLADFVAAGSTEWVDTDDPEILHNTLIDAAYDACGQRCVDTGYLRFGPVLRWWRTVDPVDTVAVDWQFAADPDGEIAFTAPLSGRASVSTDEFISAVTDFDHRLFEAMQQRVDRLAATGAPTGIELDIPGLIQEQAERRTWLPRALAQQVSTDWDVVRAGVPILAPHRV from the coding sequence ATGCGATTCCGGTTCGAGCTGGTGCCGGTCGACGAGGTCGGTCCGTGGGGGTCGGGTCGAAGCCCGCGGCTGCACTGGTTCGCGCTCACCCAGGGCTGGTTCTGCCTGGATGTGGGTGGAATTGAGTTGCTGCGATACGCCGAGCGGACCGTGGCCTTGTTCCCAGTCGAGGGCAGCCGAGCGGCGCCGCCGTGGGTGGACTATTACGTGGTCCGGCTGTGGGAGGACGTGCTGCAGGCGTTGCCGTACATTCTCGAACCCGTGCCGGACGATCTGGCGGACTTTGTGGCTGCCGGATCCACAGAATGGGTTGACACCGACGACCCGGAGATCCTGCACAACACGCTGATCGACGCCGCCTACGATGCCTGCGGTCAGCGGTGCGTCGACACCGGGTATCTGCGCTTCGGGCCCGTGCTGCGGTGGTGGCGCACCGTCGATCCCGTGGACACTGTCGCCGTGGATTGGCAGTTCGCTGCTGATCCTGACGGCGAAATCGCGTTCACCGCACCGCTGTCGGGACGGGCGTCGGTCAGCACGGATGAATTCATCTCCGCTGTGACTGATTTCGATCATCGGCTGTTCGAGGCCATGCAGCAGCGGGTGGATCGGCTGGCTGCAACCGGCGCTCCCACGGGGATCGAACTCGATATTCCCGGCCTGATCCAGGAGCAGGCGGAGCGGCGGACCTGGTTGCCGCGGGCGTTGGCGCAGCAGGTGAGCACCGACTGGGATGTGGTGCGGGCTGGTGTGCCGATCCTGGCTCCGCACCGGGTGTGA
- a CDS encoding ATP-dependent endonuclease codes for MHLEHFSVSGFRSLIHVREVPVSSPTIIAGHNDGGKTALLDALAFLLNEGSVDEQDRSFLPDDPSSRFVESAVEGTFSLDEWEQETLRLPGKARIRRVARNDGVQLQAWTSVPADERLRTLGSMLLPDLQGLAKELELKPASNRKADVVSALRQYGLENAAGEDWLPMGREVTARLPRLVRFDGTVDSPNDTVKSVLNVRFQTHTEDPGLQGKLSEIADELSERLRTEAKDLCQHIKKRCPELTEVNVEPEIQLHHGLRRTELRFSRGAGGEVGLNRAGLGSGRRVSLAVWEWTKLQLKEQSDTEARPEEHGESAPSPVQTIIVYDEPDTHLDYANQRRVMDLIREQSAIPNVNVIVATHSMNLIDGVDIADVIHLKLVDDATVVERLGADSHADVDGFLGKVSASVGLRNSVLLHERCFVAVEGDTEMAAFPLLFKLSEGITLQAAGIALWGCGNHIGALRLAEYLVKHKRRVQLVIDADSRRQPMFKDSTLRQYFGPDLTKYVSFLGEDDDCNELEELFPDEQWAETANLMWPREDAPWTPPEFAAHRSKKFSEDVKEMVKAGSLKGPGGKAAMMADLALSLRSPEQIPDRLRTLFADLRSAARC; via the coding sequence GTGCACCTCGAACACTTCTCCGTGAGCGGATTCCGCTCGCTGATCCACGTCCGGGAGGTGCCCGTGAGCTCCCCGACGATCATCGCCGGCCACAACGACGGCGGGAAGACGGCGCTGCTCGACGCGCTTGCCTTCCTCCTGAACGAAGGCTCGGTTGACGAACAGGACCGCTCCTTCCTTCCGGATGATCCGTCGTCGAGGTTCGTGGAGAGCGCCGTCGAAGGAACGTTCTCGCTGGACGAGTGGGAACAGGAGACGCTCCGACTTCCCGGCAAGGCCCGAATCCGCCGCGTGGCGCGTAACGACGGCGTTCAACTCCAGGCCTGGACCTCCGTACCGGCCGACGAGCGACTGCGCACGCTCGGTTCCATGCTTCTGCCCGACCTGCAAGGTCTTGCGAAGGAGTTGGAACTCAAGCCCGCGTCGAATCGCAAGGCTGACGTCGTCTCGGCACTGCGCCAGTACGGACTGGAGAACGCCGCCGGCGAGGACTGGCTCCCGATGGGCCGGGAAGTCACTGCTCGCTTACCCCGGCTGGTCAGGTTCGATGGCACCGTCGACTCCCCCAACGACACGGTGAAGTCAGTGCTCAACGTACGGTTCCAGACACACACCGAGGACCCTGGGCTACAGGGCAAGCTCAGCGAAATCGCGGACGAACTCTCCGAACGTCTTCGGACCGAAGCGAAGGACCTCTGCCAACACATCAAGAAGCGCTGTCCGGAGCTCACGGAAGTGAACGTGGAACCGGAGATCCAGCTCCACCACGGGCTTCGCCGCACAGAACTGCGCTTCTCGCGCGGCGCTGGCGGCGAAGTCGGCCTCAACCGGGCCGGCTTGGGCAGCGGACGGCGTGTGTCGCTGGCGGTGTGGGAGTGGACGAAACTGCAGCTCAAGGAGCAGAGCGACACCGAGGCCCGACCAGAGGAACATGGCGAAAGCGCACCCTCCCCCGTACAGACGATCATCGTCTACGACGAGCCGGACACCCACCTGGACTACGCGAACCAGCGCAGGGTGATGGACCTGATCCGCGAGCAGAGCGCGATTCCGAACGTCAACGTGATCGTCGCGACGCACTCGATGAACCTCATCGACGGGGTCGACATCGCCGACGTGATCCACCTCAAGCTCGTCGACGATGCCACCGTGGTCGAGCGCCTCGGGGCCGACTCCCACGCCGATGTCGACGGGTTCCTCGGCAAGGTCTCGGCGAGCGTGGGACTCCGCAACTCGGTGCTGCTGCACGAACGTTGTTTCGTCGCAGTGGAGGGCGATACCGAGATGGCGGCTTTCCCCCTGCTGTTCAAGCTCTCCGAAGGTATCACCCTCCAAGCCGCCGGGATCGCACTGTGGGGATGCGGCAATCACATCGGCGCGCTACGCCTCGCCGAATACCTTGTGAAGCACAAACGACGGGTACAGCTGGTGATCGACGCCGACAGCCGCCGGCAGCCGATGTTCAAGGACAGCACCCTCCGGCAGTACTTCGGACCTGACCTCACGAAGTACGTGAGCTTCCTCGGCGAAGACGACGACTGCAACGAGCTCGAGGAGCTCTTCCCGGACGAGCAGTGGGCAGAGACCGCCAACCTCATGTGGCCCCGCGAAGACGCACCCTGGACTCCGCCCGAGTTCGCCGCGCACCGAAGCAAGAAGTTCAGCGAGGACGTCAAGGAGATGGTTAAGGCCGGCAGTCTCAAGGGCCCCGGCGGCAAGGCCGCCATGATGGCGGACCTGGCGCTCTCCCTCCGCAGCCCGGAGCAGATTCCCGACAGACTCCGCACGCTTTTCGCCGACCTACGCAGCGCGGCCCGCTGCTGA
- a CDS encoding KTSC domain-containing protein, producing the protein MTRLPVDSTNIASIGYDPRTATLEIEFRHGGVYQYSGVAEATTNALLNAPSHGKYFNQHVKDSYVTRRVA; encoded by the coding sequence GTGACTCGCCTGCCCGTCGACTCGACCAACATCGCCTCGATCGGCTACGACCCACGCACCGCGACCCTCGAGATCGAGTTCCGCCATGGCGGCGTGTACCAGTACAGCGGCGTAGCGGAAGCGACCACCAACGCGCTGCTGAACGCGCCGAGCCACGGCAAGTACTTTAATCAGCACGTGAAGGACAGCTACGTGACGAGACGCGTTGCCTAA
- a CDS encoding CaiB/BaiF CoA-transferase family protein — protein MSGGGGLRDVYEGVRILDFTQLEQGPSGTQVLADFGAEVIKIERHDVGEIGRDHSPRVNGMSPHWAANNRNKLSLSLDLKAPGSRDVLERLVKTADVVASNFRPGVMERLGLGYEDLRAINPRIICAYASGYGRSGPYAERRGQDLAAQAMGGVLALTGSADSPTAAGTYAIDYVAAMHFAQGIMLALAARERTGEGQVVDSCLLNSAVALHLQEATTYLNTGREYPRPPYGIAHSHSTALYAQYRTADDRWLALVGEYFVDRPWQRVCDALRLAEHRDDPRFATVQGLAEHVEETHALLQRAFDLLSLDQALKALEEQDVLAAPVNDYPHLFEDPQVAHNELVVTAEHPHAGTVKLVGSAVKLSATPARVRTAPPTVGQDNELVLAGLGFTSAEIAGLQECGVVGIENRRHRDTGVAHWGPAE, from the coding sequence ATGAGCGGAGGGGGAGGACTGCGTGACGTCTACGAGGGCGTGCGCATCCTCGATTTCACCCAGCTCGAGCAGGGACCGTCGGGAACGCAGGTGCTCGCGGACTTCGGCGCCGAGGTCATCAAGATCGAACGCCACGACGTCGGCGAGATCGGCCGCGACCACAGCCCGCGGGTCAACGGCATGAGCCCGCACTGGGCCGCCAACAACCGCAACAAGCTCAGCCTCAGCCTCGATCTCAAAGCCCCTGGCTCGCGTGACGTCCTCGAACGCCTGGTCAAGACGGCAGACGTGGTCGCCAGCAACTTCCGCCCCGGGGTCATGGAACGGCTCGGCCTCGGCTACGAGGACCTGCGCGCGATCAACCCGCGAATCATCTGCGCGTACGCCTCGGGCTACGGACGGTCCGGCCCGTACGCCGAGCGCCGCGGGCAGGACCTGGCCGCGCAGGCGATGGGCGGCGTCCTGGCCCTGACCGGCTCCGCCGACTCACCGACCGCCGCCGGCACGTACGCCATCGACTACGTCGCCGCGATGCACTTCGCCCAGGGCATCATGCTCGCGCTGGCCGCGCGGGAGCGCACGGGCGAGGGCCAGGTCGTCGACTCCTGCCTGCTCAACTCCGCGGTCGCACTGCACCTGCAGGAGGCGACGACCTACCTGAACACCGGCCGCGAGTACCCGCGCCCGCCGTACGGCATCGCCCACAGCCACTCGACGGCGCTGTACGCGCAGTACCGCACCGCGGACGACCGGTGGCTCGCGCTCGTGGGCGAGTACTTCGTGGACCGGCCGTGGCAGCGGGTCTGCGACGCGCTGAGGCTCGCCGAGCACCGCGACGACCCTCGCTTCGCGACGGTGCAGGGGCTGGCCGAGCACGTCGAGGAAACCCATGCGCTGCTCCAGCGCGCCTTCGACCTCCTGTCGCTCGACCAGGCCCTGAAAGCACTGGAGGAGCAGGACGTGCTCGCCGCTCCGGTCAACGATTACCCCCACCTGTTCGAAGACCCGCAGGTCGCGCACAACGAACTCGTCGTCACGGCCGAGCACCCGCACGCCGGGACGGTGAAGCTGGTCGGCTCGGCGGTGAAGCTCAGCGCCACGCCGGCACGGGTGCGCACCGCTCCGCCGACCGTCGGCCAGGACAACGAACTGGTCCTGGCCGGACTCGGCTTCACCTCCGCCGAAATCGCCGGGCTC